The following proteins are encoded in a genomic region of Necator americanus strain Aroian chromosome II, whole genome shotgun sequence:
- a CDS encoding hypothetical protein (NECATOR_CHRII.G8715.T3): MLHLKSVSPQIRALSPSSEPGKFKTISDLSSQTPHHPPGSIQTQWFAVYYRLFDLGHENNGESVCSITVFHQKSSGYPHLNHEESGLVLGLVLGRKNKEPEPEEPETKVMYFAMHLADEEPKSRMGLQLPEVKEKCSLKTNVDNVRQSISSMTDLNQLYSFILFTDEVKTTSPMKSDEAISKLNTLRSETQQSAFSQASVMKEFIKRKRGNDRLVYFIPCSFQYRNDDADVKKFVEEMKKAGIRDEVLIVSNTQPVQVVNEVFEVSNGNAAGYDTANIAQKISDFGHGVERTTTSPPPIRTTQKIVPTPAKTTSESPRPPPAPTSGPSSGMRCLFVADLYNYGNDVDAYENELLFLSELAHDFLKGKLQSSVALWVYGFTNYPKSPDLSKTHRNYENFVTELRNVVYTNIKDPLTTGRAIEVLNKLQDNAKRANCLVFFSAQENTKLLPMLDPQNANFERIVAVGFNSTDLNEVVGDRGTAVPVPRYYLDGHVQNVLDAIYGRYVPETTEEPETTPKPLPSTTLKPIKTTELPAGKMRCLLVGDMYNFGKEENHYEIEHRFLVLLGYDFFEKLPQSSLGLWAYGYTRYSKSPNLDKMNRNYEEFINDMENMEYTHTNDPLTTAGAIQILNKIEDKANRVNCLVFFSSQQNTRALPVLNPKKNFERIVAVGFNDTDLSGVVGQSGTAVRVPYHYLDGHVQNVLDAIMGKYVPETTEEPRTTPRPRPPTPPKPIQTTESPTTEMRCMFVGDMINLGKESEHYDVEADLIAKVGYDFFEEPEGLNAGLWAYGYTNFSRSVDSTLEKMRKNLTEFLNDLRKMNYVYIENPITTERAIEAINEMHDGKNRVNCLVFFTSQVDTTTLPRINPKYVKFDKVVAVGFVGRDVSHIVPENGIPLEIPYNFLDFHVSRIVDAIMGRYKPPPTQRPLTSTVIPTTTSQVPALKPIKCVFVGDLFNFEDDVDAYYEESELINKVGHDLFDVYPNVAIGFWAYGHTNISKSPNVALENMRKKYDYFMIDLMDMEYIKTDKPTSTAKAIEKLNALRDPQKRANCMVFFSAQQDTTQLPKLNPISMGLERIVAIGFNSTDLNGVVADNGVALSVPYHYLEDDVNLIIDAILGRYKPTTTFDPSKTTTTKKPSNVSTPKVPSTTTTTAKKSTTTAKPAPIRHDCLFVGDLYNYGDNVDSYDLEGDLIHKVGHDLFDRSPHSSIGLWAYGYTNFSKSVETSLEKMRGKLDDFVNDLRLMEYFKIQDPVTTVNAIEKLNEVQDPKGRANCLVFFSAKQNTKFLPLLYPNHMNLDRIIAVGLNNTNLDRVVTKQQVALSIPLNHLDEDVQIIVDAIMGTYKPTSTLKPTTPPPKPSTTLKPTTAPPKPSTTSAKPTKPPNTPECLFVGDLYNYGDDVDSYDLEGDLIHKVGHDLFDRSPHSSIGLWAYGYTNFSKSAETSLEKMRGKLDDFVNDLRLMEYFKIQDPLTTVNAIEKLNEVQDPKGRANCLVFFSAKQNTKFLPLLYPNHMNLDRIIAVGLNNTNLDRVVTKQQVALSIPLNHLDEDVQIIVDAIMGTYKPTSTLKPTTAPPKPTTTLKPTTAPPKPSTTSAKPTKPPNTPECLFVGDLYNYGDDVDSYDLVGRLPVVKAKLALARCLVWGKSLFATPAYTLPQYPTHWALPSQTSDGMATGERQSNLRLLRSSLILDQGDTRTTRNGDCLRLCTYNVRTVSTDADLYALLGAAERIKFHVIALQAKLGKPTEEEYRIGRFGLGDRNENGNRLAELLSAARLFHENSLCMKKDHRRWTFESPNGATRTEIDHILTNRRWCLPDVSVIPSLCSNSDHRLLRAKMRLSHTMEKNICYRQRRRKEVVYDDCVLEDSLSQGDWHIEEDPNVDYEMLLRGLRACAERASKPRTTNLGRISKTTKELLERRRALRRDPNTSHIERQKKILEAAQRRTSLKRCRRDLREYNIPLTTLLSEDGTRTSSRREVEIITERFYSNLFRSSTAVSSPIIPTGEAPPRILPSEYESLKERITDQWKTSRTVLIYKKGDREDPRNYRPICLLSVTLDEAQPQEQAGFRRGFSCSDHIQPVSRVIRGVDASYVRTLANGYDRCTTKIQLFHRSLTIPIGKGVRQGDTISSKLFTAALQWIMKSPSWEESSTNEAETMLNELNEAGKRIGLRINRKKTQFMKNAYCEDGGVQLEGS, encoded by the exons GTAGTATTACTGTATTCCATCAAAAATCGAGCGGATATCCTCATTT gaATCATGAAGAAAGCG GACTTGTACTTGGGCTTGTACTAGGTAGGAAGAACAAAGAACCCG AACCAGAAGAACCAGAAACGAAAGTAATGTACTTTGCGATGCACCTCGCCGACGAAGAACCTAAGTCCAGAATGGGCCTTCAGCTCCCagaagttaaagaaaaatgcagtCTTAAAACG aatgTGGACAACGTTCGACAGTCGATTTCATCTATGACGGACCTGAACCAACTGTACAGCTTCATTTTATTCACTGATGAAGTGAAAACAACTTCTCCAATGAAAAGCGACGAAGctatttcaaaattgaacaCTTTAAGATCGGAAACGCAACAGTCAGCATTCAGCCAAGCATC CGTTATGAAGGAATTCATAAAACGGAAACGAGGAAACGATCGCCTTGTCTATTTTATTCCATGCAGTTTTCAATACAG AAATGACGACGCCGATGTGAAAAAATTCGttgaggaaatgaaaaaggcTGGAATTCGTGACGAAGTACTCATTGTTTCAAACACGCAACCAGTTCAAGTTGTGAATGAGGTGTTCGAAGTTAGCAATGGGAACGCAGCCGGTTACGATACAGCCAATATTGCGCAAAAAATTTCCGACTTTG GTCATGGTGTTGAAAGGACCACAACGTCGCCTCCTCCGATAAGGACGACGCAGAAAATCGTTCCAACACCTGCCAAAACTACGTCAGAATCTCCGAGACCTCCGCCAGCACCAACTTCAG GTCCATCATCAGGAATGCGATGCCTCTTCGTTGCTGACTTATATAATTATGGAAATGATGTCGATGCCTACGAAAAC gaGCTGCTATTTTTGTCTGAACTTGCACATGATTTCTTGAAAGGAAAACTTCAATCGTCGGTGGCACTGTGGGTTTACGGATTCACAAATTACCCCAAGTCTCCTGACCTCAGTAAAACCCATCGCAATTATGAGAATTTCGTCACAGAACTGAGAAATGTAGTATACACTAATATAAAGGATCCTCTAACAACTGGAAg AGCGATTGAAGTGCTCAATAAGCTGCAGGATAACGCTAAACGAGCAAACTGtctggttttcttttcagcacA GGAAAACACAAAGCTTCTGCCGATGTTAGATCCACAAAATGCGAACTTCGAGCGAATTGTTGCAGTTGGTTTCAATA GCACCGATTTAAACGAAGTGGTAGGAGACCGCGGAACAGCTGTTCCTGTACCTCGTTACTATTTAGACGGCCATGTACAAAATGTTCTGGATGCAATCTATGGAAG GTATGTGCCAgaaacaactgaagaaccGGAGACCACTCCTAAACCTCTACCATCTACAACACTTAAGCCAATAAAAACAACAG AATTACCTGCTGGAAAAATGCGTTGTCTGCTCGTTGGAGACATGTACAATTttggcaaagaagaaaaccacTATGAAATT GAACATCGCTTTCTCGTCCTTCTCGGATacgatttcttcgaaaagtTACCGCAGTCATCGTTGGGATTGTGGGCGTATGGTTACACAAGATATAGTAAATCCCCGAATCTCGACAAGATGAATCGCAACTATGAAGAATTCATCAATGACATGGAAAATATGGAATACACTCACACCAACGATCCTCTAACAACTGCGGG AGCTATTCAAATTCTCAATAAAATAGAGGATAAAGCCAATCGAGTAAATTGTttggttttcttctcttcaca ACAAAACACAAGAGCGCTTCCAGTGTTAAATCCtaaaaagaactttgaaaGAATCGTTGCTGTCGGTTTTAATG ATACGGACTTAAGTGGGGTGGTAGGACAAAGTGGGACGGCAGTTCGTGTACCTTACCATTACTTGGACGGACATGTGCAAAACGTTTTGGATGCAATTATGGGAAA GTATGTACCAGAGACAACTGAAGAACCGCGGACCACTCCGAGACCTAGGCCACCTACACCGCCTAAGCCAATCCAAACAACAG AATCCCCCACTACTGAAATGCGTTGCATGTTTGTCGGAGACATGATCAATCTCGGCAAGGAGTCCGAGCACTACGACGTT GAAGCAGACCTCATCGCCAAAGTCGGTTACGACTTTTTCGAGGAACCTGAAGGATTAAATGCCGGACTTTGGGCATACGGATACACGAACTTCTCTCGATCTGTGGACAGTACACtagaaaagatgagaaagaaTTTGACTGAGTTCTTGAACGACTTGAGGAAAATGAACTACGTCTACATAGAAAATCCCATAACAACTGAGAG AGCGATCGAAGCCATTAACGAGATGCATGACGGTAAAAATCGAGTGAACTGCTTGGTATTCTTCACTTCACA GGTGGACACAACCACATTGCCTCGAATCAATCCCAAATATGTGAAATTCGATAAAGTTGTGGCTGTTGGCTTTGTGG GCAGAGATGTAAGTCATATCGTACCAGAGAATGGTATACCACTAGAGATTCCATATAACTTTTTGGATTTCCATGTCAGCAGGATAGTGGATGCAATTATGGGCAG ATATAAACCACCGCCAACCCAGAGACCACTAACATCAACTGTGATACCTACAACTACATCACAAG TTCCTGCCCTGAAACCAATTAAGTGTGTTTTCGTTGGAGATTTATTCAATTTCGAAGACGACGTCGATGCATACTATGAG GAATCAGAACTTATTAATAAAGTCGGGCATGATCTCTTCGACGTTTATCCCAACGTAGCCATCGGATTTTGGGCGTATGGACATACAAACATTTCCAAATCTCCGAATGTAGCGCTTGAAAACATGAGGAAAAAATACGATTACTTTATGATCGACCTGATGGACATGGAATACATAAAGACCGACAAACCTACGTCAACTGCAAA AGCCATCGAGAAACTAAATGCACTGCGTGACCCTCAGAAACGAGCTAACTGcatggttttcttttcagcacA GCAAGACACAACACAATTACCAAAACTAAATCCGATAAGTATGGGGCTTGAGAGGATCGTCGCAATCGGTTTCAATA GTACGGATCTGAATGGTGTTGTAGCAGATAACGGGGTAGCACTCAGTGTCCCATATCATTACCTCGAGGATGATGTGAATCTTATTATTGACGCAATCCTGGGCAG ATATAAGCCAACAACGACGTTCGATCCTTCAAAAACCACTACAACTAAGAAGCCTTCTAACGTCAGTACACCTAAAGTACCAtctaccaccaccaccacagcTAAAAAATCAACCACTACTGCAAAGCCAG CACCGATCAGACATGATTGCCTCTTCGTTGGAGACCTATACAATTATGGAGACAATGTCGATTCGTACGacttg GAGGGAGATCTTATTCATAAAGTCGGACACGACCTCTTCGATAGGTCTCCGCACTCATCTATTGGCCTATGGGCTTACGGATATACGAACTTCTCCAAATCTGTGGAGACGTCACTCGAAAAGATGAGAGGAAAACTCGACGATTTCGTTAATGACCTGAGGTTGATGGAATATTTCAAGATCCAGGATCCAGTGACAACCGTAAA TGCCATAGAAAAGCTCAACGAAGTGCAAGATCCCAAAGGACGTGCTAACTGTTTGGTTTTCTTCTCAGCAAA ACAAAATACGAAATTCCTTCCCCTGCTGTATCCAAACCACATGAATCTTGACAGGATCATTGCTGTCGGCTTAAACA ACACAAACTTGGATCGTGTTGTGACAAAACAACAAGTGGCGCTAAGTATTCCCTTAAATCATCTGGATGAGGATGTGCAAATAATCGTTGACGCGATTATGGGAAC gtACAAACCAACATCAACGTTAAAACCTACGACACCACCTCCTAAACCTTCAACAACTTTGAAGCCCACGACAGCACCTCCTAAACCTTCAACAACTAGCGCTAAACCAA ccAAGCCTCCAAATACTCCTGAATGTCTATTCGTTGGAGACCTATACAACTACGGAGACGATGTCGATTCATACGATTTG GAGGGAGATCTTATTCATAAAGTCGGACACGACCTCTTCGATAGGTCTCCGCACTCATCTATTGGCCTATGGGCTTACGGATATACGAACTTCTCCAAATCTGCGGAGACATCGCTCgaaaaaatgagaggaaaacTCGACGATTTCGTTAATGACCTGAGGTTGATGGAATATTTCAAGATCCAGGATCCACTGACAACCGTAAA TGCCATAGAAAAGCTCAACGAAGTGCAAGATCCCAAAGGACGTGCTAACTGTTTGGTTTTCTTCTCAGCAAA ACAAAATACGAAATTCCTTCCTCTGCTGTATCCAAACCACATGAATCTTGACAGGATCATTGCTGTCGGCTTAAACA ACACAAACTTGGATCGTGTTGTGACAAAACAACAAGTGGCGCTAAGTATTCCCTTAAATCATCTGGATGAGGATGTGCAAATAATCGTTGACGCGATTATGGGAAC GTACAAACCAACATCAACGTTAAAACCTACGACAGCACCTCCTAAACCAACAACAACTTTGAAGCCCACGACAGCACCTCCTAAACCTTCAACAACTAGCGCTAAACCAA ccAAGCCTCCAAATACTCCTGAATGTCTATTCGTTGGAGACCTGTACAACTATGGAGACGATGTCGATTCATACGATTTG gttgggcgactacctgtggtgaaagctaagctcgccttGGCacgctgcttagtttggggaaaaagtctttttgccactccagcatatacactgcctcagtaccctacacactgggccctgccgtctcagacgtcggacggtatggcgaccggtgagaggcaatcaaatctcaggttgctcaggtcgtcattgattctggaccaaggcgacacacgcacgactcgcaatggagactgtctcagactgtgtacttacaacgtgagaacagtgtccacagacgctgacctatatgcccttctcggagctgcagagcgtatcaaatttcacgtgattgctctgcaggcaaaactaggaaagcccacagaagaggaatacaggattggaagatttggactaggggaccggaatgaaaatggcaatcgtctcgccgagctgttgtccgccgctcgcctctttcatgagAACTCTCtttgcatgaaaaaagatcatcgtcggtggacatttgaatcgcccaatggcgcgactcgtacGGAGattgaccacatactcaccaaccggaggtggtgtctacctGACGTCTCAGTAATACCATCCTTGTGTAGTaattctgatcaccgtctccttcgtgcgaaaatgcGACTTAgtcacacgatggaaaagaacatctgctatcggcaacgaaggagaaaagaagtcgtctacgacgattgcgtactcgaggactccttgtcccaaggtgactggcacatcgaggaggacccaaacgtggactacgagatgctgctcagaggattacgagcctgtgctgagcgtgcctcgaagccgcgcacgacaaacttgggtcgaatttcgaagaccaccaaggaattgttggaaagaagaagggctttgaggcgtgaTCCGAAtacatcgcacattgagcg gcagaagaagattctggaagcagcacaaagaagaacaagtcTAAAGaggtgccgcagggatctccgcgaatataatattccgctaacaaccttgctgagcgaagacgggactcgcacgtcttctcgtcgtgaggtggaaatcattacggagaggttctactcgaaccttttccgttcatcaactgctgtgtcaagcccgatcatccccactggtgaagctccaccacggattctcccttcggagtACGAGTCGCTG aaagaaaggatcacagatcagtggaagacctcgcgaaccgttcttatctataagaaaggtgaccgagaggaccctCGGAattaccgtccgatatgcttgctgagcgt gacgctggatgaagcccaacctcaagaacaagctggattccgccgaGGGTTCAGCTGCTCGGACCACATCCAgcccgtgtcgagggtcataagAG gtgtggacgcgtcgtatgtgaggacattagccaatggCTACGATCGGTGCACcacgaagatacagcttttccaccgctccctcaccatacccattggaaagggggtacgacaaggcgatactatatcgtcGAAGCTGTTTacagctgcattgcaatggataatgaaatcaccttcctgggaagaaag cagtaccaatgaagcagaaacgatgctcaacgaattgaacgaagcagggaagagaataggactacgaataaacagaaagaagacacagttcatgaagaacgcctactgcgaggacggaggagtacaacttgaaggctcctaa